Proteins from a genomic interval of Erwinia sp. SLM-02:
- a CDS encoding putative Ig domain-containing protein yields the protein MKKSSTRPAWSLTLALEPRMMFDAAAVTTAADVAEATAVATTAPVATATPVSDAVFSIDASGTPGADVHLFSNASVAADSSGDEISKLTISVNTSGSNQALVIDGTAITLTTSTTTETANSHYSYSVAIADNTTTITLFLNNAGTVTPDAVETLINGISYRALDGEVGNGTVTVRLGTLSDAQNDSTDLDISSTVTIDNDKNLAPEVDSTGDLTLLDDLTVSDLADGANAVSYSPDGDFAYVASSTGSVVVYSVSDSGVLTKLQTFSDAANFAVTSGMAVGDKAVYLLNVVPNEGGYGSTSAIITLTRAADGTLSFASKEAIGDTPINMAISEDGKQLYISSEVNGIYIYDINAQGALTFASRLTGNVDRHAGLTSVGDYVFVMTAGGDFQTLTVLKREVKNGVTTLVEVDNTTVASPLNYSYQYQLAASSDGSVIYTLNTSTGALIAWRFNGSILTQVESRTITSAKDLVISSDNTLLYVSTSSGELSVYAIASTGALTLVSSQTTGGSTALASNGTSLAVVGGSSVEVYTSLITYTVGGSPVAVTTGMNVSDSNFDVLNNGAGNYKGASITLTASGSSDSQYSFASDGGLTQQGSQLLLNGSVIGTVAASGNTVKITFTVDVTTATANQVLQQVMWATTGTSSALVTLSVVVNDGQLNSNTGTVLLRVNTSPLLNQDVAAGYTLPQATTETDYWLELPALFSDADGENLIWSVTGLPDGLTFNAETRTISGSTTAVGTFSITIGAKDSTGATASLTLSLAVAQIDNRAPQTNWDASNQLSSAVVNESFTLKLDTTLFNDADAIYGDRLTWTVEGLPEGLTFDAKTLTISGTATSLSDNTITLTVTDKSGDSASRDMTLRVITADEAANTTPTLGPQSSSLIYTSQGGLENYGYYVDAINLSEDGTSLVVIGGTGANWTGTLYVSVYSRDTSTGKLTLQKTYTQGSVNDGNDDNGIEIEGLQGTTQTAFSADGNTLYLSGTNSSGQAVLQAFTLGDDGSLTAVSSVNLSAAAVKLAMSDDGSSVYALTASGLYRYSVDAQGKLAAQENFTGLSSAISMDFDARGTLYVISSTGNMNLYTTDGSGALSYAGKLTRDGTALTWTDKDGNASSAGTLGSGSGLNGGVFTQMTVSDDGYIYVVTGTANYLTVLHYDAANGSMSLISSKSVNAEVGGFPMSVTISADGSALYVGTNAASLAVYTIGDGGSLTLRNTLQGDGAMIAVAISADGKSIYGGSRYYKTGLRSFDSSTDLVSVAWTERGSSEIASQLVLRDVDYDAASGGAGNYNGATITMARDGWANADDSYSLKEGNGLTLENGNILLNGTAIASFNVSEGTLTVTFTADVTTAVANQVLHQISWQSTSKAPGSTLTMVVSISDPWTTASQLVEVNVTQINDAPEVSSQATDPTYRDTSGSTLVFSNTVVDTIENDQSIVQITLSVSGLVSGESDYLVVDGKNVLLADGVRVLTDSNIVVTVSVTDGVASVSIASDAGISAEQAQTLINTIGYGNPDAYLGSREIVLTGIKDNGGTALGGSDSTDLDIHSIITLQAQDAGPQLSSPDSDKLSWAGSLSEVSGLGTIIQSVLSDDGTSLYVIDGSGKVALFSRDTATGALTWLGNMDSGLGKVDKIALIDNGSKLVISTSGVPEGGSEDDYNYSLNTFSIGADGTLTQDDRIEMWDISSVLVSDDGLTIYVYNQNGLSAIAIDAETGKMTTLQDIYADAWSEPRLWQPVAQAISGDYLFIVTDPVSSQFPNAIIVYQRQADGTLALLGAVYDQSTDASGSRLSIDSPSAMTASEDGSLIYVATSSGLQIFSLNQKSGQIVQTGVMSEIGGVTALATSSDSLYVTLSDGTLQAYSIGNSGRLTLTSSWSSSEYAALNGATTIITTRDGGVIVSGSQLASLVTVVEEVRYTVGSGAELNFSSDVTLKDKALDLLNDGSGNYGGASLTVTDSSGLGSFAFTAASGLTLNADGQLLDNGTVTGSFSQHDGVLIVTFADGVSSATAGRVISSLVWNNTDNNTGRDVTLSLVVSDGELTSGTWQQAVTINHAPQSTDVSYQPAVITLGTAYTATLPQGLFTDADNDTLSWRISGLPDGITFDAATGTLSGTATSAGVYTLSITVTDGDGASATRQLELRVNTTPELGTGETSFSVSSGTAVSVALADTLFTDADGDALTWQADNLPAGLRFDVETHTLSGTLPSGRYTLTLTATDAWGASVSRTLVLLANRAPLVTDATFTPDQPIAGINWQQTLPADLFNDADGDDLTWRVSGLPDGLSFDADTRTLSGRAATDGSYLITVSVTDPYGGVASRTFTLTIQPAGAGVSPVVMTPVTLFPQTDGDAERFIWQEREPEFIPVSAEAPRDPLVLSDTPVLASGPLDYQATPWQLDPLMPTLMPTMEKVNFTSRTAENPALARATAWRGEWHDGGNGQQVYTLPPGLAGRGGIVSVQLANGRPLPEWIRYDAARRELQIDAADAGRVGQVQLRLERAGGAPALLLTLHGSESARAAAETSERFLIPTSGVRVQTQPDVAFNPGVSHSLNALRGDGDDLLQALNALARD from the coding sequence ATGAAAAAATCATCCACACGCCCGGCCTGGAGCCTGACGCTGGCGCTGGAGCCGCGCATGATGTTTGATGCCGCAGCGGTCACCACCGCCGCCGACGTGGCCGAAGCGACCGCCGTTGCCACCACCGCACCGGTCGCCACCGCGACGCCGGTCAGCGATGCGGTGTTTAGCATTGACGCTTCCGGCACGCCGGGTGCCGACGTGCACCTGTTCAGCAACGCCAGCGTCGCGGCGGACAGCAGCGGTGACGAAATCAGCAAGCTGACCATCAGCGTTAACACCAGCGGCAGCAACCAGGCGCTGGTGATAGACGGCACCGCCATTACGCTGACCACCAGCACCACGACCGAAACGGCCAACAGCCACTACTCCTACAGCGTGGCGATTGCCGATAACACCACCACCATCACGCTGTTTTTGAACAATGCGGGTACCGTGACCCCCGATGCGGTGGAGACCCTGATTAACGGTATCAGCTATCGCGCGCTGGACGGCGAAGTCGGCAACGGCACCGTCACCGTGCGGCTGGGAACCCTTAGCGACGCGCAAAACGACAGCACCGATCTCGACATCAGCAGCACGGTGACCATAGATAACGATAAAAACCTCGCGCCCGAAGTGGACAGCACCGGCGACCTGACGCTGCTGGACGATCTCACCGTGTCCGATCTCGCCGACGGCGCCAATGCCGTGAGCTATTCGCCGGACGGTGACTTCGCCTACGTCGCCAGCAGCACCGGCAGCGTGGTGGTCTACAGCGTTTCCGACAGCGGCGTGCTGACCAAACTGCAAACCTTTAGCGACGCGGCGAATTTTGCCGTGACCAGCGGCATGGCGGTGGGCGATAAGGCGGTCTATCTGCTGAACGTGGTGCCGAATGAAGGAGGATACGGTTCCACCAGCGCAATCATCACCCTGACCCGTGCCGCGGACGGTACGCTGAGCTTCGCCAGTAAAGAAGCCATCGGCGATACGCCAATCAATATGGCCATCAGCGAGGATGGTAAACAGCTTTATATCAGCTCTGAAGTCAACGGGATTTATATCTACGATATCAATGCCCAGGGCGCGCTGACCTTTGCCTCCCGTCTTACCGGCAATGTGGACCGCCATGCCGGGCTGACCTCAGTGGGCGACTATGTTTTTGTCATGACCGCGGGCGGAGACTTTCAGACGCTGACCGTACTGAAGCGCGAGGTCAAGAATGGCGTCACTACGCTGGTGGAAGTGGATAACACCACCGTGGCCTCGCCGCTTAATTACAGCTATCAATATCAGCTGGCCGCCAGCAGCGACGGCAGCGTGATCTATACCCTGAACACCAGCACCGGAGCGCTGATCGCCTGGCGCTTCAACGGCAGCATTTTAACGCAGGTCGAAAGCCGCACCATTACCTCGGCGAAAGACCTGGTCATCAGCAGCGACAACACTTTGCTGTACGTTAGCACCAGCAGCGGCGAGTTGTCGGTCTATGCCATTGCCAGCACCGGCGCGCTGACCCTGGTCAGCAGCCAGACCACCGGCGGCAGCACCGCGCTGGCCAGCAACGGCACCTCGCTGGCGGTGGTCGGTGGCAGCAGCGTGGAGGTGTATACCTCACTGATCACCTACACCGTCGGCGGCAGCCCGGTGGCGGTGACCACCGGCATGAACGTCTCCGACAGCAACTTCGACGTGCTGAACAACGGCGCGGGCAACTATAAAGGCGCCTCGATCACCCTGACCGCCTCCGGCAGCAGCGACAGCCAGTACAGCTTCGCCAGCGACGGCGGCCTGACCCAGCAGGGCAGCCAGCTGCTGCTGAACGGCAGCGTGATTGGCACCGTTGCCGCCAGCGGTAATACGGTGAAAATCACCTTCACCGTCGATGTGACCACCGCCACCGCCAACCAGGTGCTACAGCAGGTGATGTGGGCAACCACCGGCACCAGCAGCGCGCTGGTGACGCTCAGTGTGGTGGTCAATGACGGCCAGCTGAACAGCAACACCGGCACCGTGCTGCTGCGCGTGAACACCAGCCCGCTGCTCAATCAGGACGTTGCCGCTGGCTATACTCTGCCGCAGGCCACTACCGAGACGGACTACTGGCTGGAGCTGCCGGCGCTGTTTAGCGATGCCGACGGTGAAAACCTGATCTGGAGCGTCACCGGCCTGCCGGACGGTCTGACCTTCAATGCCGAAACCCGCACGATTTCCGGCTCCACCACGGCGGTCGGCACCTTCAGCATCACGATCGGCGCGAAGGACAGCACCGGTGCCACCGCCAGCCTGACCCTGTCGCTGGCGGTGGCGCAGATTGATAACCGTGCGCCGCAAACCAACTGGGACGCCAGCAATCAGCTCAGCTCGGCGGTGGTCAACGAGTCGTTCACCCTGAAGCTGGACACCACGCTGTTTAACGATGCCGATGCCATTTACGGCGACAGGCTGACGTGGACGGTGGAGGGCCTGCCGGAAGGGCTGACCTTCGATGCAAAAACCCTGACCATCAGCGGTACGGCGACCTCGCTTAGCGATAACACCATTACCCTCACCGTGACCGATAAATCCGGCGACAGCGCCAGCCGCGATATGACTCTGCGGGTGATCACCGCCGATGAGGCCGCCAACACCACACCGACGCTCGGCCCGCAGTCCAGCTCGCTGATCTACACCTCGCAGGGTGGCCTTGAGAACTATGGCTACTACGTGGACGCGATTAACCTGTCAGAAGACGGTACCAGCCTGGTGGTGATCGGTGGCACCGGGGCTAACTGGACCGGCACCCTTTACGTCAGCGTTTACAGCCGCGATACCAGCACCGGCAAGCTGACGCTGCAAAAAACCTATACCCAGGGCAGCGTCAATGACGGTAACGACGACAACGGTATTGAAATCGAAGGCCTCCAGGGCACCACCCAGACGGCGTTTTCCGCCGATGGCAACACCCTGTATCTGTCCGGTACCAACAGCAGCGGCCAGGCGGTACTGCAGGCATTTACCCTCGGCGATGACGGCTCGCTGACGGCGGTTTCCAGCGTTAATCTCAGCGCGGCGGCGGTAAAACTGGCGATGTCCGATGACGGCAGCAGCGTTTACGCGCTGACCGCCAGCGGGCTGTACCGCTACAGCGTGGATGCGCAGGGCAAACTCGCCGCGCAGGAGAACTTTACCGGACTGAGCAGCGCCATCAGCATGGACTTCGACGCCCGCGGCACGCTGTACGTCATCAGCAGCACCGGTAACATGAATCTTTACACCACCGACGGCAGCGGCGCGCTGAGCTACGCCGGTAAGCTGACCCGCGACGGCACCGCGCTGACCTGGACCGATAAAGACGGCAACGCCAGCAGTGCGGGTACGCTCGGCTCCGGCAGCGGGTTAAACGGCGGCGTCTTCACTCAGATGACGGTTTCCGACGACGGCTATATCTACGTGGTGACCGGTACCGCTAACTACCTGACCGTGCTGCACTACGATGCGGCGAACGGCAGCATGAGCCTGATCTCGTCAAAATCCGTCAACGCCGAGGTGGGCGGCTTCCCGATGTCGGTGACGATTTCCGCGGATGGCTCGGCGCTGTACGTCGGCACCAACGCCGCCAGCCTGGCGGTGTACACCATCGGTGACGGCGGCAGCCTGACCTTGCGCAATACCCTGCAGGGCGACGGGGCGATGATTGCGGTGGCGATCTCCGCCGACGGCAAATCGATCTACGGCGGTTCGCGCTACTACAAAACCGGCCTGCGCTCATTCGACAGCTCAACGGATCTGGTCTCCGTGGCGTGGACCGAACGCGGCAGCAGCGAGATCGCCAGCCAGCTGGTGCTTCGTGACGTGGATTACGATGCGGCCAGCGGCGGTGCGGGCAACTACAACGGTGCCACCATCACCATGGCGCGCGATGGGTGGGCCAACGCCGACGACAGCTACAGTCTGAAAGAGGGCAACGGGCTGACGCTGGAGAACGGCAATATCCTGCTTAACGGCACAGCCATCGCCAGCTTTAACGTCAGCGAAGGTACGCTGACCGTCACCTTTACCGCCGACGTTACCACCGCGGTCGCCAACCAGGTCCTGCATCAAATCAGCTGGCAGAGCACCAGTAAAGCGCCGGGCAGCACCCTGACGATGGTGGTCAGCATCAGCGATCCCTGGACCACCGCCAGCCAGCTGGTTGAGGTCAATGTCACTCAGATTAACGACGCGCCGGAAGTGAGCAGCCAGGCGACCGACCCGACCTATCGCGATACCAGCGGCAGCACGCTGGTGTTCAGCAACACGGTGGTGGATACCATCGAGAACGACCAGAGCATCGTACAAATCACCCTCAGCGTCAGCGGGCTGGTGAGCGGCGAGAGCGATTATCTGGTGGTTGACGGTAAAAACGTCCTGCTGGCCGACGGCGTTCGCGTGCTGACCGACAGCAATATCGTGGTGACGGTCAGCGTCACCGACGGCGTGGCTTCGGTCAGCATTGCTAGCGATGCGGGCATCAGCGCCGAACAGGCGCAGACGCTGATCAACACTATCGGCTACGGCAACCCGGATGCCTATCTCGGCAGCCGCGAAATCGTGCTGACCGGTATTAAAGACAACGGCGGCACCGCGCTCGGCGGCAGCGACAGTACCGATCTGGATATCCATTCGATCATCACGCTGCAGGCGCAGGATGCTGGCCCGCAGCTCAGTTCACCGGATAGCGATAAGCTCAGCTGGGCCGGAAGCCTCAGCGAAGTCAGCGGCCTCGGCACGATTATCCAAAGCGTGCTGTCGGACGACGGCACCAGCCTGTACGTTATCGACGGCAGCGGCAAGGTCGCGCTGTTCAGCCGCGATACCGCCACCGGGGCGCTGACCTGGCTCGGCAACATGGACAGCGGGCTGGGTAAAGTCGACAAGATCGCCCTGATTGATAACGGCAGCAAGCTGGTGATCAGCACCAGCGGCGTGCCCGAGGGCGGCTCAGAGGATGACTACAACTACAGCCTTAACACCTTCAGCATCGGCGCGGACGGTACGCTGACGCAGGACGACAGGATAGAAATGTGGGATATCAGCTCGGTGCTGGTCTCCGACGACGGGCTGACGATCTACGTGTATAACCAGAACGGCCTCAGCGCGATCGCCATTGATGCCGAAACCGGCAAGATGACCACGCTGCAGGATATCTATGCCGATGCCTGGAGCGAGCCGCGCCTGTGGCAGCCGGTGGCGCAGGCGATCAGCGGCGATTATCTGTTTATCGTTACCGATCCGGTATCCAGCCAGTTCCCCAACGCCATTATTGTCTACCAGCGCCAGGCGGACGGCACGCTGGCACTGCTCGGCGCGGTCTACGACCAGAGTACCGACGCCAGCGGCAGCAGGCTCTCCATCGACTCACCGTCGGCGATGACCGCCAGCGAAGACGGCAGCCTGATTTACGTCGCTACCAGCAGCGGTCTGCAAATCTTCAGCCTTAACCAGAAGAGCGGGCAGATCGTGCAGACCGGCGTGATGAGCGAGATCGGCGGCGTGACCGCACTGGCAACCAGCAGCGACAGCCTGTACGTCACCCTGAGCGACGGGACGCTGCAGGCTTACAGCATCGGCAACAGCGGCAGGCTGACCCTGACCTCCAGCTGGAGCAGCAGCGAGTACGCGGCGCTGAACGGTGCAACGACCATCATCACTACCCGCGACGGCGGGGTGATCGTCAGCGGCAGCCAGCTCGCCAGCCTGGTCACCGTAGTGGAAGAGGTGCGCTACACCGTCGGCAGCGGCGCGGAGCTGAACTTCAGCAGCGACGTTACGCTGAAGGATAAAGCACTGGACCTGCTTAACGACGGCAGCGGTAACTACGGCGGGGCGAGCTTGACCGTGACCGACAGCAGCGGGCTGGGCAGCTTTGCCTTTACCGCCGCCAGCGGTCTGACGCTGAACGCCGACGGCCAGCTGCTGGACAACGGCACGGTGACTGGCAGCTTCAGCCAGCACGACGGCGTGCTGATCGTTACCTTCGCCGACGGGGTCAGCAGCGCCACCGCAGGCCGGGTGATTAGCAGCCTGGTCTGGAACAATACGGATAACAACACCGGACGAGATGTGACGTTGTCACTTGTGGTCAGCGACGGCGAACTGACCAGCGGCACCTGGCAGCAGGCGGTGACCATTAACCATGCGCCGCAGAGCACCGACGTCAGCTATCAGCCTGCGGTGATCACCCTTGGCACGGCGTACACCGCCACGCTCCCGCAGGGGCTGTTTACCGATGCCGATAACGACACGCTGAGCTGGCGTATCAGCGGCCTGCCGGACGGTATCACCTTCGATGCGGCCACCGGCACGCTGAGCGGTACCGCCACTTCGGCGGGGGTCTACACCCTGAGCATCACCGTGACCGACGGCGACGGTGCCAGCGCGACCCGCCAGCTTGAACTGCGGGTGAACACCACGCCGGAACTGGGCACCGGTGAGACCAGCTTCAGCGTCTCGTCCGGTACGGCGGTAAGCGTGGCGCTGGCCGACACGCTGTTTACCGACGCCGACGGCGATGCGCTGACCTGGCAGGCGGATAACCTGCCTGCGGGACTTCGCTTTGATGTCGAAACCCACACGCTGAGCGGCACGCTGCCGTCCGGGCGCTACACCCTGACGCTGACTGCGACCGACGCCTGGGGCGCCAGCGTCAGCCGCACGCTGGTGCTGCTGGCCAACCGCGCGCCGCTGGTGACCGATGCCACCTTTACCCCTGACCAGCCAATTGCGGGCATCAACTGGCAGCAGACGCTGCCGGCGGATCTGTTTAACGATGCCGACGGCGATGACCTGACCTGGCGCGTCAGCGGGCTGCCGGACGGGCTGAGCTTTGACGCCGACACGCGTACCCTCAGCGGCCGCGCCGCCACCGACGGCAGCTATCTGATTACCGTCAGCGTCACCGATCCTTACGGCGGCGTCGCCAGCCGCACCTTTACGCTGACCATCCAGCCTGCCGGGGCGGGCGTGTCGCCGGTGGTGATGACCCCGGTGACGCTGTTCCCACAGACGGACGGTGATGCCGAACGCTTTATCTGGCAGGAACGCGAGCCGGAATTTATCCCGGTCAGCGCCGAGGCACCGCGCGATCCGCTGGTGCTGAGCGATACCCCGGTGCTGGCCAGCGGCCCGCTGGACTATCAGGCCACGCCGTGGCAGCTCGATCCGCTGATGCCCACGCTGATGCCGACGATGGAGAAGGTCAACTTCACCTCCCGTACCGCCGAGAACCCGGCGCTGGCGCGGGCCACCGCATGGCGCGGTGAATGGCACGACGGCGGCAACGGTCAGCAGGTCTATACGCTACCGCCTGGCCTGGCGGGGCGCGGCGGCATTGTGTCGGTCCAACTGGCCAACGGTCGCCCGCTGCCCGAGTGGATCCGCTATGACGCCGCCCGCCGCGAGCTGCAGATTGACGCCGCCGATGCCGGCCGCGTGGGTCAGGTTCAGCTGCGACTTGAGCGGGCGGGCGGCGCGCCGGCGCTGCTGCTGACGCTGCACGGCAGCGAGTCTGCGCGTGCGGCGGCGGAAACCAGCGAACGGTTCCTGATACCGACCAGCGGGGTACGCGTTCAGACGCAGCCGGACGTGGCCTTTAACCCGGGTGTTTCACACTCGCTGAATGCCCTGCGCGGCGACGGCGACGATTTGCTCCAGGCGCTGAATGCGCTGGCGCGTGACTAA
- a CDS encoding TolC family protein, producing MNNFNTMGPLSVTHFTSVSAPVQAPFLAPRRLSLAVALACTLLAGCAVTPEAMTPAEQVTQAMTDRTQMFSDQEPVRGNITLDEAIARALKYNLQQRVALMEQAMQDDLRSVASLDMLPKLAARAGLQTRDNVAGSSSQSVTTGQQSLESSTSQDQTTRTADLTLSWNVLDFGISYVNAHMQANKTLAAEERRRKVVADITRQVRTAWWEAATAQRLKPEVTRALGEAKRSLDYARATERERLLPPVESLRFQKNMLEMVRQLEVVDSDLALAKARLSSLMNLPPASDFSLVVPAESSMTAPKMSYTLGDLENISMVRRPEIREESYEARNAVLETRRSLLRLMPGATLFAGVNGDSNSYLVNHGWATAGVQVSGNLLNVLAWSSVKRAGESAEQVAEARRQAMRMAVMAQVNVSWQEYLSSVQMFNRYQELARVQQGIYQQTDLSYRNQAATQMEQIRVSTETILTTRARDRSFAVMQNALGSIWQAAGLDILPDRVNDTSLAALSSSINSTSRQIENGAIAVPALGAPTGKVTTAAPSAALLAASRPAPAPTPAQQAVSSQPYAVSSGNMWDSYSSLSGGAQ from the coding sequence ATGAATAATTTCAATACCATGGGACCGCTTTCAGTGACTCACTTTACCTCTGTTTCTGCACCCGTACAGGCGCCGTTCCTCGCGCCGCGCCGTTTAAGCCTGGCCGTGGCGCTGGCCTGCACCCTGCTGGCCGGATGCGCCGTCACCCCCGAGGCGATGACGCCTGCCGAGCAGGTGACGCAGGCGATGACCGACCGCACGCAGATGTTCAGCGACCAGGAGCCGGTGCGCGGCAACATTACCCTGGATGAAGCCATTGCCCGCGCGCTGAAGTACAACCTGCAGCAGCGCGTGGCGCTGATGGAGCAGGCGATGCAGGACGATCTGCGCAGCGTCGCCAGCCTGGATATGCTGCCGAAGCTGGCGGCCCGCGCCGGACTGCAGACCCGCGACAACGTTGCCGGTTCCAGCAGCCAGTCGGTGACCACCGGCCAGCAGTCGCTGGAATCGTCCACCAGCCAGGATCAGACCACCCGCACCGCCGATCTGACCCTGAGCTGGAACGTGCTGGACTTCGGTATCAGCTACGTTAATGCCCATATGCAGGCCAACAAAACTCTCGCCGCCGAAGAGCGCCGCCGCAAAGTGGTGGCGGATATTACTCGCCAGGTGCGCACCGCCTGGTGGGAAGCGGCCACCGCGCAGCGCCTGAAGCCGGAAGTCACCCGCGCGCTGGGTGAAGCGAAGCGCTCGCTGGACTATGCCCGCGCCACCGAGCGCGAGCGCCTGCTGCCGCCGGTTGAATCCCTGCGCTTCCAGAAAAATATGCTGGAGATGGTGCGCCAGCTGGAAGTGGTGGACAGCGACTTGGCGCTGGCGAAAGCCCGCCTGTCCTCGTTGATGAACCTGCCGCCGGCCAGCGACTTCAGCCTGGTGGTCCCGGCTGAAAGCAGCATGACCGCGCCGAAGATGAGCTACACGCTGGGCGACCTGGAAAATATCTCCATGGTGCGCCGCCCGGAAATCCGCGAAGAGAGCTACGAAGCGCGCAACGCGGTGCTGGAAACCCGCCGTTCGCTGCTGCGACTGATGCCGGGTGCCACACTGTTTGCCGGGGTGAACGGCGACAGCAACAGCTATCTGGTGAACCACGGCTGGGCCACCGCCGGGGTACAGGTCAGCGGCAACCTGCTGAACGTGCTGGCGTGGTCGTCGGTGAAGCGTGCGGGCGAGTCAGCCGAACAGGTGGCGGAAGCCCGTCGCCAGGCGATGCGCATGGCGGTGATGGCCCAGGTTAACGTCTCCTGGCAGGAGTACCTGAGCAGCGTACAGATGTTCAACCGCTACCAGGAACTGGCGCGCGTGCAGCAGGGCATCTATCAGCAGACCGACCTCAGCTACCGTAACCAGGCTGCCACCCAGATGGAGCAGATCCGCGTCAGCACCGAGACCATTCTGACCACTCGCGCTCGCGACCGCAGCTTCGCGGTGATGCAGAACGCGCTGGGCAGCATCTGGCAGGCCGCCGGTCTGGATATTCTGCCGGACCGCGTTAACGACACCAGCCTGGCCGCGCTGAGCAGCAGCATCAACAGCACCAGCAGGCAGATTGAAAACGGGGCGATTGCCGTGCCTGCGCTGGGTGCGCCAACCGGTAAGGTCACCACCGCCGCGCCTTCTGCCGCGCTGCTGGCCGCCAGCCGTCCGGCCCCGGCCCCGACACCTGCACAGCAGGCGGTGAGCAGCCAGCCGTACGCGGTGAGCTCAGGCAACATGTGGGACAGCTACAGCTCGCTTTCCGGCGGTGCGCAGTGA